One stretch of Monomorium pharaonis isolate MP-MQ-018 chromosome 10, ASM1337386v2, whole genome shotgun sequence DNA includes these proteins:
- the LOC118647622 gene encoding uncharacterized protein LOC118647622 has product MNKIQLISNYPNYKNQKKMHKIKYVKDIIQDLENYGPASLIHIAILSNIIKRPINIWNANGSLNKTIGKQKLGQSVDIEYHANNSEQIGHWTLRDSKDPDNVIIDLNSCLFSVIGSQIGQDPLKLRKWTVLKLKDNFQNLAKWLNKIQWKESAGVFFMIGGVNGQGPESPRKSPGKESPKKSPGEERYSKRYPKHNTPEHAKNILNNSEGKLSEGGDRKQYWTIGHSRMRHLVGGRKGGVETWTRNNPHIGKFAFLTEKDQNYVTHRALLSKSGQEALHKLNDAIEYKVEIPVSELVEPDISFPQASRWYKGIELHGLEDIKFVNMLLRHQKDKRDKIDEEPFIVYIYPITGTRFRYPSNNQVEDAKRILDNSENEFSAPDKEIEGKKGKDKEENRGHSRERHVVKRRNNAEGVEAYTKNNPCESKSAFQTEEDQEYVIHRALLSEQGRRALYELYEQDIILLHVPVTEMEEPGVPFPKGTHWHNGKQIDNNEIEIESVHIYLRHQKDKREDKNEEPFILTSYPNLKDIKQKRCPTLTRFKLQATKKIEKREYSKRYPSHNTKQHAKDILDDSENKPSERLRKEEKYLTTGHSRRWHVVGGKYGGVINWTKNNPGVGKYAFQTEDEQDYVTHRALLSKSGQNALYLLERYMKIEITIPVSELVEPDVKFPTASRWYNGIKLHGDEEIKFVSIHLRHFEGQKKNKNAKPLIAHIYPITGTRLRYPSNSEINDAKQILDNSEGELSAPDKKIKGKKGKDEEANRGHSREKHVVERKNKAEGVKAYTKKNPCSSQFAFETETDQDYVTHRALLSEKGRRALYELYEHDQSLLKVPVTEMEEPGVSFPKGTHWYEGIQIDDGAKEIEYVEIHLRHQKNKREEKDAKPFILSVCPFLIDIKLRKCPVQEQSKLKKEKEAKITRKRTLATTSKTASATTSETASKTPKIALESATGTIHKTGRVTPKIVSKINPTTASATTSKAAFKTPPKIALKSATRTIPKTTKIAPTTASATTSKTSSKTPPKSAFKSAAKTTSKITSKTAS; this is encoded by the exons atgaataaaattcaattaatcagtaattatcctaattataaaaatcagaaaaaaatgcacaaaattaaatatgtaaaagacATTATACAAGATTTGGAAAACTATGGACCAGCTAGTTTAATACATATTGCTATTTTGAGTAACATAATTAAGAGACCCATTAATATATGGAATGCTAATGGTAGTTTAAATAAGACCATCGGAAAACAAAAATTGGGACAATCTGTAGATATTGAATATCATGCAAACAATTCGGAACAAATTg GTCACTGGACCCTAAGAGATAGCAAAGATCCCGATAacgttattattgatttaaacaGCTGCCTGTTTTCGGTGATCGGTTCTCAAATCGGACAAGATCCATTAAAACTTCGTAAGTGGACTGTGTTAAAACTAAAAGACAATTTTCAGAATTTGGCCAAatggttaaataaaattcagtgGAAGGAGAGTGCAggagtattttttatgattggCGGAGTAAACGGACAAGGACCTGAAAGTCCGAGGAAAAGTCCCGGAAAAGAAAGTCCGAAAAAAAGTCCCGGAGAAGAAAGGTACTCAAAAAGGTACCCTAAACACAACACGCCAGAACacgctaaaaatattttaaataattcagaaGGCAAATTAAGCGAAGGTGGTGATAGGAAACAGTATTGGACAATAGGTCATTCTAGAATGCGGCATCTCGTAGGAGGAAGAAAAGGAGGTGTTGAAACTTGGACTAGGAATAACCCGCATATAGGAAAATTTGCTTTTCTGACGGAAAAAGACCAAAATTATGTCACTCATAGAGCATTGCTATCAAAATCGGGTCAAGAAGCACTACATAAACTTAACGATGCCATTGAATATAAAGTAGAGATACCTGTTTCAGAATTAGTAGAACCAGATATCTCATTTCCTCAAGCAAGCCGGTGGTATAAGGGAATAGAACTACATGGTTTAGAAGACATCAAATTTGTCAATATGCTTTTAAGACATCAAAAAGATAAACGAGACAAGATAGATGAAGAGccttttatagtttatatttatccAATCACAGGTACAAGATTCAGGTACCCATCAAATAACCAGGTAGAGGATGCCAAAAGGATTCTGGATAATTCAGAAAACGAATTTAGCGCACCTGATAAAGAAATTGAAGGCAAAAAAGGGAAAGATAAGGAAGAAAATCGAGGCCATTCTAGAGAAAGGCATGtcgtaaaaagaagaaataatgcGGAAGGTGTCGAAGCTTACACTAAAAATAATCCATGTGAATCAAAATCTGCTTTTCAGACAGAAGAAGACCAAGAGTATGTAATTCATAGGGCTTTGCTATCAGAACAGGGTCGACGAGCATTATATGAACTTTACGaacaagatataattttattacacgtACCCGTTACAGAAATGGAAGAACCAGGTGTCCCATTTCCTAAAGGAACCCATTGGCATAATGGAAAACAAATAGATAACAATGAAATAGAAATCGAATCTGTCCACATATATTTAAGGCATCAGAAAGATAAACGAGAAGACAAAAATGAAGAGCCTTTCATACTTACTAGTTACCCAAatcttaaagatataaaacaaaaaagatgtCCAACTCTTACACGCTTTAAATTACaagcaacaaaaaaaattgaaaaaagagaGTACTCAAAAAGGTACCCATCACACAATACGAAACAACACGCTAAAGATATTCTGGATGATTCAGAGAACAAACCAAGCGAACGTCttaggaaagaagaaaaatatttgacaacAGGTCATTCTAGAAGGTGGCATGTCGTAGGAGGAAAATATGGAGGTGTCATAAATTGGACTAAGAACAATCCAGGTGTAGGAAAATATGCTTTTCAGACAGAAGATGAACAAGATTATGTCACTCATAGAGCATTGCTATCAAAATCGGGTCAAAACGCATTATATCTACTTGAAAGATAcatgaaaattgaaataacgATACCTGTTTCAGAATTAGTAGAACCAGATGTCAAATTTCCTACAGCAAGCCGGTGGTATAATGGAATAAAATTACATGGTGATGAAGAAATCAAATTTGTCAGTATACATTTAAGACATTTTGAAGgtcaaaaaaagaacaaaaatgcAAAGCCTCTTATAGCTCATATTTATCCAATCACAGGTACAAGACTAAGGTACCCATCAAACAGCGAGATAAACGATGCTAAACAAATTCTGGATAATTCAGAAGGCGAATTAAGCGCacctgataaaaaaattaaaggtaaaaaaggTAAAGATGAAGAAGCAAATCGAGGCCATTCTAGAGAAAAGCATGtcgtagaaagaaaaaataaagcgGAAGGTGTCAAAGCTTACACTAAAAAGAATCCATGTAGTTCACAATTTGCTTTTGAGACAGAAACAGATCAAGACTATGTCACTCATAGGGCTTTGCTATCAGAAAAGGGTCGACGAGCACTATATGAACTTTATGAACACGatcaatctttattaaaagtacCCGTTACGGAAATGGAAGAACCAGGTGTTTCATTTCCTAAAGGAACCCATTGGTATGAGGGAATACAAATAGATGATGGTGCAAAAGAAATCGAATATGTCGAAATACATTTAAGACATCAGAAGAATaaacgagaagaaaaagatgCAAAGCCTTTCATACTTTCTGTTTGCCCATTTCTTATAGATATAAAACTTAGGAAATGTCCAGTTCAGGAacaatctaaattaaaaaaagaaaaagaagctaAAATTACTCGTAAAAGGACCCTTGCAACTACATCTAAAACTGCATCTGCAACTACATCTGAAACTGCTTCTAAAACTCCTAAAATTGCTCTTGAATCTGCTACTGGAACTATTCATAAAACTGGTCGTGTAACTCCTAAAattgtttctaaaattaatcctACAACTGCCTCTGCAACTACATCTAAAGCTGCTTTTAAAACTCCTCCAAAAATTGCTCTTAAATCTGCTACTAGAACTATTCCTAAAACTACTAAAATTGCTCCTACAACTGCCTCTGCAACTACATCTAAAACTTCTTCTAAAACTCCTCCTAAAAGTGCTTTTAAATCTGCTGCTAAAACTACTTCTAAAATTACTTCTAAAACTGCTTCTTAA